The DNA segment TGCACATCTTTCCACCTCCATAAGGCTATCTGTtcatacatataatatataaggATAtaggtttaatttattttaagcaACAGACAATTTACTTAATATCTGCCGCAGTAATATTTCCCAAACAAAGTTTTTACAAATAGTAAATAATGCACCTTGAATTGATCAAATGTTTTGAttccaaatataaaaaaatatactatGCGAAGCATGCCATCAATCATATATATGTTTACAATAAGATTCAGCACCTGCTCCTCAACCTTCATATGCTTAGAGAATAGCTTAGCCGCATGACAGTCTTTTGTCAGAGGTCGCAATTCCCTGCAAAAGAAAAATTTACAGGTCAATCACACTGCAAAAATTCGAAATATATACACGCAAACAAGTAGAGATATAATTGCTGCTTTTTATTTCGCATTGGGGAGGGCATTTGGGGTTGAGTGAATATGTATGAAAAAATATCCACATGTACAGATCACACTGCAAAAAGAATAATTTTTGGATTCCAGAAAACTAAGTAAGACTTATTTACAGAAACCACAAAAAAATATGCATTAAGTAAATGGATGAAAAGCATTAAACCTGAGAAGTTCCAGTGATCTTAGTGCTGATAGGCTAATTACAAGAAGAGCAGGATTTCCAGGATCAAGTTGTCCTTCTTGAATATGCTTTTCACAAAGCACTTCTTTCCACGAAGATCCAAAAGCAACCTTCATGTACTCACCCAAGTTTCTGGTGGTGTTTTGGGCTGGACCGTGACATAGCTCAATAAAGCGTGCTTCTGCACCAAGAAAATTGTCATCTCCAAAGTAAGCCCATGTTAATACACtttaaagagagaaaaattctgAAAGAAATACACACAGGCAACATTGTATGAAAAACATTTTCAATAGGTCGGTCGAGCCAAGGCGATTAGGCAAACCGCAAACTTATTTCCAATAATAATTTAGAGCTTGAATGAAGTGACATCTTTTGAAAAGTAAACCAATTGTCCCAGCCTAACAAGGAAACGGACCCTTTTTGTTGATTTTAGAACCATAAACCCCCTCAAAAGGCCCTTCCCCTAATTGACCATGCAttattaaattaacaaaatataaTAAGAATGCGGCAGAGATCACCTTTAAGAGAATCGAGCTCGAGGGACGAAAGCTGCACGCCGTTGGAGGATTGATACTGGTGAAGGAAAAATTCCAGCTGCTGCGAGGCGGTTGACAATTGGGCGGCGTCGTTTCTTTGCTGTTTGTCGGCCATAGCTTcaattttattcttcttttttccGTTGATTTTGATTTTAGATTTTACTTCGCTTTTTGATTTCCGCTTGCGCTTCTTGATGGCGCCGGTGGTGCCCATGGCTTCCGTGTTGGGCAATTAATGACACCCATCCCATCCATCCAACTTTATAAATACTACTAAAACCAGGACACAAGGGTAAATTTACAACACTTTTGAGTTGAAAATTGGGGAAATTGCCGATAAATCAACAAAAGGAAACTCAAATCCTTCCTCAGTTCTTGTGTGCCAAGTTTTTTGTTCCAAGTCCCAGACAATACATTGTTTGAATTTTCTATTTGTGACTAATTTATCATATTAACCCCCAGTTTGTTTGATAACACCACAATACTCTTTCTCCAATTTTGAAATACTTAATATTATCGAGATGTTTATTTCCCTCTCACATCAATCATTTTTCTTCGACGACAGAGATCAGTGATCTCTCGCGACAAGCTTGTTAGTCGAGACGATGACACCGATAACGAGACGAAGCAAACATTCAAAAGAAATGCCAGGTGCTGGCGCAGCTACAGTGAGGAAGGGAAAGAAATCGCCCAAAGTGATGAAGGAGAAAAAATCGAAAACAGGTTAAATATGTATTCCATTATTGAAATCaataacaatatattatttttcgCGAATGACTCAGAATTTTTGCGTTTTGATGAATAATTttgatctttttttaaaaaaaatatttgatagtttCGTTTTGTCCCAATTTTTAGGGTTTTGTTGTCAAATTTGTTCCTACTTTTCTTGTTTACATAATTTGTTATGTTTTGATCGATATTTTTGTCGAAAAATTTGAGGCATTATTCTGAAGTTCGTATTTATTTGTTACAGTTCttcattataaatattttatccccAATTGTTAGGGTTTTGTTGTTGAAAATGTTTGTTAAAGTATATCTTGGTTTAGAAGGATCAATCTTTATAAATTAATGACATATTGTTATGAAATTTGACGGTTTTGTTGTTGTGAATATATATTGGATAGTGTTATATTGCTAACTTAACGAATGACCAATTTTTGTAAATACATACCAAATTGTTCCCAAATATAATTgttttgttctttaccgtttcatgttttattctttgataatgataatattttgcactaatttttaaatattagaaaTTGCTGACGAAGAGAAAATAAGTGATGATGTTGAGTTGATGAATAGTAGGAAGGTAATATTTACACGATGTTCCCCTGCttattgtaaaaaaattatgaaagagTTGAAACCGATTATAGGGAATGAACAACTGAGTAGGATAAAGGATACTTCAGTTGACAAATAGATAGACATGTCGGTTCTTCTTGTGAGTAGTGGCAGAGCAGACTATCTTTTTAAAAGATTCGATAGACCTTCATGCTCGTTCATTGTTGGTGGTGATATTTTCATTCCTTTCACTTCAAGAGACTTCTCCATCGTTCTTGGTTTGCATCATAGAGGGGCAACAAGTTGATTTGAACCTTAAGTTGGAATCAAGATTCTTGTCTCGACACTTTGGAGGGAAAATAAGCAATGCTCACAGGATTGTTATTAAAGAGAAGCTTGTTTCATTTGAGAGGAGTAATGTTCATGCTGACATTGATGATTTTTTtcgaatatttattttgttcatATTCAATTGTGTAATATTCTACACCGGTAATTATATTTGAAATGACTCTAACCCtctaaacataaataataaataaataaaatgcgagattttcaaaaaaatttgccatgacccgtttaaaaatattaaaagtcAACCTGTCACACTCAGCAtttcaaaacaaataaaataaacattcgGTAAAAATCCGAACATGATGACATAGAATCTAAAAAGGGAAGTTAACCCCACAAAGTTGCGGAAAGCAAGTTATTAAGTTTACATGCTGAAAATTCAAAAGCAGGGAAGACACATCCTGCTGACTACTGAAAAAGGAGGTAAGTGCAAAGTGTTAATTAttacaatcaactaaaaatatGCGGAAGCAAATGCAGTGACGGTCAAGGGCCTGCTCCACCGGTGACCTCACTctggggatcctgcccctcagtcTATATGAAATACTGACCGACGATTTTGGTTGGGAAAATTCTAGCAATTGatttaggtcaagttataatatagttggacagagtccaagtcgatcccatagagactaatgtttaaatactaagatatagactattcaaattaatctaggctaattaaaatgagagatttttataaattaactactaattaaaataaaataaattattctaaagcagaagtttaaattaaataaattagcaGAATAAATTTAAGACTGATTCAAGTTTCAAGAAAATGACCAGGAACACACATGTAGCACctagtatttttagtacgtaaattcgcatgcataattagggattttatttatttagaattttagattatgggttaaataattatgtgaaattattcgtgcatattttaagttatttttaagcatttaacccataattagagattttcatgatttatggtaattatattattttatcgcgttgacgggaccgtggacggacgagatgacaactttctatccaaattattttatgagtctttttagatcccaaaaatattattttgagttttatgccctcaaaattatcagtatttaattttatataactttaggagtccgtttttacccaaatTAAGCCATGttattgactttttattatctttaaaaatcccctaatttaatatttcgagatttgtgatattttatttaagttatcaatattttaaaaaacttagGAACCTTTGTAATTATGTTATTATCTCCTAGATTATCtatttttccaaaattattATCCTAAACTACCCAAACCATCGCCAAAATCCCCTATCACACGCTCATTCCATCTTCTACTCACCCTAAGCGCCCACAGCCGCCTCCATCACCTTCCCAATCAGCCAGCAGGCCCTAAGTCACCATAGCCGATTTTTGTTGAAGCTTCAAGTGGttgtcgtcgtcccgtcgtcccggaatcttCGCCTACGCATTCTAGCTCTCATCGTCGGTGATAGACATGTTTTCTTCCTCTTTTTTGCACTATATCAGTGATTATTATGTGTgtgttgtgtatgcatcaaTTTGTTCATAGATTTTCAGAAAATTGAGACGGTTTTGTTCTTGATGCTCGTTCATGTGCTTTCTTCATTCAAGCTCACGTTTTTCTCCCTCCATGGTAGTATAGCTGCTGGTCAGGGGTCCCTAAGTCGTGtgagggtggtctggactcgagtggctcgagcggttcgagccaaacgagcccaggtagGTGCTAGTGCAGGATCGGGCTTGGgggcgcaggtttagggtttgATGGAAGGGGGTTCGGTGCTTTGTGCGTGGGCTGCATGGGGTCGGGGCCTtggtcaggttaggaccgcccagacgtgggccacgtctgggcggcagagctccggccaggggcggccggagctgggcggcagcagccctagaagggctgctgctcgcggccgcaTGAAAAGGGAAGTAGggatcgggtttagggttttgagtgggtccgggttgggttgttgggtctgggtcgggtctggatagtcatgggttatgttagttgggtccgggtccgggttaagtgagtcgggctcgggtatttttatttttaagttttaagtttaattaagggttaaatgggcctaattaaatccaaaaatttaattgggtttcatgtaattatttgggttgaatttaattgttattgggcttaattaaattaaattaagttagcccgataatttttatgggcttgggagcccatggaagttattgggtcaatctttgggcttttgggcccattgggccagattaagttgttattgggccaagtatgtgctaatgggctttaattgatttattgggcttagaaatgtgttaatgggcttaattatgttaatgggccagtctcagtgttaatgagccataatttaagaaaatgggcttgagtgttagggccagcagttcagcacaaaccatgagaaattgcatgtgtcctaattatatatttaattattttatgcatgaaagttattttagtatatatatgttagtataaaaattaaattaaatatatatgaaggacacacatttatattttagtacatgcattcatgaaataattttatggcatgatttaatgtttaaggttgagcaagaaaaataattttatgttggaagttgaaatagtgtgacaatttaagggggacaagcccccacatgttaagggcagtttactgtcaatttaagggtagtttactaccagcaagaggtgattcgtcaccgccgcgtacgttggttttaagagactgatcagtcgaaccttttaagtttaaggttacactatggatatgaccatgcgatgttagaaaaatgttatgctcaacaatgtttatgtatgtattatatgattatatttaagatcaagtttaagtaagattttaagttatgattcatgatttttaagcatgctcattcatgtatatgttatgtattagtacttcagtgatttaaattattttaaatccttgttatattagcatgttgggcctctaggctcactacacttatatggtgcaggtgagtacgtagaggaagatgtagtacctaccggcggcgaggacgtatgagcagacaggcAGTAATCCCCCGCAGCCGTCGTTTGagtcattatgaatatttttaagaatttttaaaccctgttatttatttattttttttaagtcatttcagtggcgaattttaatactatttttattaagtaatttattgcatgcaaacttttaagttaattgttttgacagtattttatttaagtttgactcagatatttaagtataaaatgttgcattttatttaagttatttttaaatctgtttattattgtgcatatatgtatgggaatgtatgtacatttattttacttagaataaaaaaaaaaattccgcatatgttattttagaaaatttggtcgtttcaattggtatcagagacgcgttcttggtggggtcatcactgctatgtgagctcagaaatccacgctaccggtctgtaagttttaattgcttttagtatgatttagtagtagcatgtttaagacttaagtatttatgttagcagaaaattttttttaagtacttagttatgcatggcgatttacgtaaagaaatatgtggtggtgcagaatgcctccgagaccagttaacagGCGTGAGGGATCCCCACCACCGCAGAACCCTCTTTCAGCATTGGAGAaagccaatgcaaacatgatggctgggattactgctctgttggagcagcaggcggcgCGTCCGAGACTTTCCCATGATGAGGAcgtggctgagaggttccagaagaagggaccgaaggagttcacaggtgccacagatccactcgttgctgaggggtggatccgttctttggagagcatctttgcttatatggggttgactgatgcggaaaaggtgaggtgcgcagtgtacatgctgaagggtgatgcagacttatggtGGGAGAGTGCATCACGAGGAGTGAATCTGACTACTATGCTTTGGGCAGACTTCCGGAGGATGTTTtactccaagtatttcactgaggacgtgcgcagccgcatgatccgagagttcatgagtcttcGACAGGGGGACAAAACCGTTGTGGAGTACAtccgacagttcgagaggggctgtcacctggtgccattgattgctgacagtgcacctgagaagatgagacagtttattgaggggctcagggcagaaatcaagcatgacgttcgcatggcgGAAGTCCCTACTTATGAGGCTGCAGTCAATAGAGTCTTGCGTTTTGAGGAGTGTAGGaaagagatccagagggagcagcagagtaagaggcagtttcagtctgggtatcagcgaccatcttcgcagcctcctgcgaagaagcagttcactgggccgtctaagggcccgaaccagcagaaGCCACAGTAGCAGAGACAGCAGtttaggggcggggcccctaatactggaggacaTCCTACTTGCCcaaagtgccagaagatgcatccgggaccatgtcttctaggagcaggcgtctgttttcattgtaaagagccagggcaccagttggccaattgcccgaggaataagaacactacagggagagtgttcgtgatgcaggctgaggaggcagacccagatacctccttgatcaccggta comes from the Henckelia pumila isolate YLH828 chromosome 1, ASM3356847v2, whole genome shotgun sequence genome and includes:
- the LOC140874682 gene encoding uncharacterized protein, which gives rise to MGTTGAIKKRKRKSKSEVKSKIKINGKKKNKIEAMADKQQRNDAAQLSTASQQLEFFLHQYQSSNGVQLSSLELDSLKEARFIELCHGPAQNTTRNLGEYMKVAFGSSWKEVLCEKHIQEGQLDPGNPALLVISLSALRSLELLRELRPLTKDCHAAKLFSKHMKVEEQVFMLKNRVNISSGTPSRIKKLIDMEALGLSRLAVIVLDMHTDVKGYSLFTLPQVRNEFWDLYKSFLHQPLLKGDLRICLYGPVPSVSERKKK